A section of the Gasterosteus aculeatus chromosome 10, fGasAcu3.hap1.1, whole genome shotgun sequence genome encodes:
- the mtdha gene encoding metadherin a isoform X2, with translation MTRDLRGAALEKAELLSGHLKELVSTGQQYVRDRFGVDLGLNPDVYPTWVILSTATVGLLLLLRLSWAAACGGRFAGKKRGSPDPRGAGEPGKAQTPKPEEQKKRNKKKPLDKNTQSNGQPVAAAQDAVKVKATVVVPKPAPQVKTQKVPEVQAAVQVMKNKKKTKTIVKPAVKPAQLVSTNDGKETDDAGNWETKVSNREKKQQRRKDRGPEDSGSPGGLQAPKGNVETPAATARVNTKKNRGNAEPLQSRTAGKSETTRRAVSSARREEPSVNGGGWTDASRQTGSGVPAATHYRAAPRPQTWGQETPAWSGIDGRKKADINPVTFSMLGPNTTAVSLETISNSMEWAKPPDVDNEWSGYNGKAAADHSCDWNAPEEHWGNYEEPPVLVTPAPPLKEPPVPNKVSEDEKDAEDPSGGGDKSKKKRKKKQKTEEEAASEAQTVSTVPLVNAKAKPQEPNASAKKCEQAAEPPKPSQKKKVRRET, from the exons ATGACTCGGGACCTGCGAGGCGCCGCGCTGGAAAAAGCCGAGCTGCTTTCCGGCCATTTGAAGGAGCTCGTGTCGACGGGTCAACAGTATGTCCGCGATCGGTTCGGGGTGGATTTGGGTCTGAACCCTGACGTGTACCCGACGTGGGTCATCCTGTCCACGGCCACGGTGggtctgctcctgctgctccgtcTGTCCTGGGCCGCCGCCTGCGGCGGTCGGTTCGCCGGGAAGAAGCGGGGCTCGCCGGACCCCCGAGGTGCCGGGGAGCCCGGCAAGGCCCAAACGCCCAAACCGGAGGAacaaaagaagaggaacaaaaagaaaccgCTCGACAAG aACACTCAATCCAATGGACAGCCGGTGGCTGCAGCTCAAGATGCAGTTAAAGTTAAAGCGACCGTCGTGGTTCCCAAGCCAGCCCCCCAGGTCAAAAcccagaag GTGCCTGAGGTGCAGGCCGCGGTGCAGGTgatgaagaacaagaagaaaaccAAGACGATTGTGAAACCAGCTGTGAAACCAGCCCAGCTCGTTTCAACAAATGACGGGAAGGAAACCGACGATG cGGGCAATTGGGAGACCAAAGTCAGTAACcgagagaagaagcagcagcgcaGGAAGGACCGGGGCCCTGAGGACTCTGGGAGCCCAGGAGGGCTGCAGGCTCCCAAGGGCAATGTAGAGACACCTGCGGCCACAGCGCGCGTCAACACCAAGAAGAACCGAGGAAACGCCG AGCCCTTGCAGTCGAGAACCGCTGGGAAGAGTGAGACTACTAGGAGAGCTG TGTCGTCCGCCCGGAGAGAGGAGCCGTCAGTCAACGGGGGCGGTTGGACCGATGCGTCACGCCAGACGGGCTCTGGCGTCCCCGCTGCTACACATTACAGGGCCGCTCCGAGGCCTCAGACCTGGGGACAGGAGACACCAG cGTGGAGTGGCATCGATGGCCGAAAAAAGGCCGACATCAACCCTGTGACCTTCTCCATGCTGGGACCAAACACCACAG CTGTCTCCTTAGAAACCATATCAAATTCAATGGAGTGGGCGAAGCCCCCCGATGTTGATAATGAATGGTCCGGATACA ATGGGAAGGCAGCCGCGGACCACAGCTGTGACTGGAACGCCCCAGAAGAGCACTGGGGCAACTACGAAGAGCCGCCTGTGTTGGTGACACCAGCGCCTCCGCTAAAGGAACCGCCGGTTCCCAACAAG GTATCGGAGGATGAGAAGGACGCCGAGGACCCTTCCGGCGGAGGAGACAAGTCCAAGAAGAAGcggaaaaagaagcagaaaaccgAAGAGGAGGCCGCGTCTGAGGCTCAG ACGGTGAGCACGGTGCCTCTGGTCAATGCAAAGGCCAAACCTCAGGAGCCGAATGCCAGCGCGA AGAAGTGCGAGCAGGCTGCGGAGCCTCCGAAACCCTCCCAGAAGAAAAAAGTCAGACGGGAAACCTGA
- the mtdha gene encoding metadherin a isoform X1, with the protein MTRDLRGAALEKAELLSGHLKELVSTGQQYVRDRFGVDLGLNPDVYPTWVILSTATVGLLLLLRLSWAAACGGRFAGKKRGSPDPRGAGEPGKAQTPKPEEQKKRNKKKPLDKNTQSNGQPVAAAQDAVKVKATVVVPKPAPQVKTQKVPEVQAAVQVMKNKKKTKTIVKPAVKPAQLVSTNDGKETDDAGNWETKVSNREKKQQRRKDRGPEDSGSPGGLQAPKGNVETPAATARVNTKKNRGNAEPLQSRTAGKSETTRRAVSSARREEPSVNGGGWTDASRQTGSGVPAATHYRAAPRPQTWGQETPAAWSGIDGRKKADINPVTFSMLGPNTTAVSLETISNSMEWAKPPDVDNEWSGYNGKAAADHSCDWNAPEEHWGNYEEPPVLVTPAPPLKEPPVPNKVSEDEKDAEDPSGGGDKSKKKRKKKQKTEEEAASEAQTVSTVPLVNAKAKPQEPNASAKKCEQAAEPPKPSQKKKVRRET; encoded by the exons ATGACTCGGGACCTGCGAGGCGCCGCGCTGGAAAAAGCCGAGCTGCTTTCCGGCCATTTGAAGGAGCTCGTGTCGACGGGTCAACAGTATGTCCGCGATCGGTTCGGGGTGGATTTGGGTCTGAACCCTGACGTGTACCCGACGTGGGTCATCCTGTCCACGGCCACGGTGggtctgctcctgctgctccgtcTGTCCTGGGCCGCCGCCTGCGGCGGTCGGTTCGCCGGGAAGAAGCGGGGCTCGCCGGACCCCCGAGGTGCCGGGGAGCCCGGCAAGGCCCAAACGCCCAAACCGGAGGAacaaaagaagaggaacaaaaagaaaccgCTCGACAAG aACACTCAATCCAATGGACAGCCGGTGGCTGCAGCTCAAGATGCAGTTAAAGTTAAAGCGACCGTCGTGGTTCCCAAGCCAGCCCCCCAGGTCAAAAcccagaag GTGCCTGAGGTGCAGGCCGCGGTGCAGGTgatgaagaacaagaagaaaaccAAGACGATTGTGAAACCAGCTGTGAAACCAGCCCAGCTCGTTTCAACAAATGACGGGAAGGAAACCGACGATG cGGGCAATTGGGAGACCAAAGTCAGTAACcgagagaagaagcagcagcgcaGGAAGGACCGGGGCCCTGAGGACTCTGGGAGCCCAGGAGGGCTGCAGGCTCCCAAGGGCAATGTAGAGACACCTGCGGCCACAGCGCGCGTCAACACCAAGAAGAACCGAGGAAACGCCG AGCCCTTGCAGTCGAGAACCGCTGGGAAGAGTGAGACTACTAGGAGAGCTG TGTCGTCCGCCCGGAGAGAGGAGCCGTCAGTCAACGGGGGCGGTTGGACCGATGCGTCACGCCAGACGGGCTCTGGCGTCCCCGCTGCTACACATTACAGGGCCGCTCCGAGGCCTCAGACCTGGGGACAGGAGACACCAG cagcGTGGAGTGGCATCGATGGCCGAAAAAAGGCCGACATCAACCCTGTGACCTTCTCCATGCTGGGACCAAACACCACAG CTGTCTCCTTAGAAACCATATCAAATTCAATGGAGTGGGCGAAGCCCCCCGATGTTGATAATGAATGGTCCGGATACA ATGGGAAGGCAGCCGCGGACCACAGCTGTGACTGGAACGCCCCAGAAGAGCACTGGGGCAACTACGAAGAGCCGCCTGTGTTGGTGACACCAGCGCCTCCGCTAAAGGAACCGCCGGTTCCCAACAAG GTATCGGAGGATGAGAAGGACGCCGAGGACCCTTCCGGCGGAGGAGACAAGTCCAAGAAGAAGcggaaaaagaagcagaaaaccgAAGAGGAGGCCGCGTCTGAGGCTCAG ACGGTGAGCACGGTGCCTCTGGTCAATGCAAAGGCCAAACCTCAGGAGCCGAATGCCAGCGCGA AGAAGTGCGAGCAGGCTGCGGAGCCTCCGAAACCCTCCCAGAAGAAAAAAGTCAGACGGGAAACCTGA